A region from the Panicum hallii strain FIL2 chromosome 1, PHallii_v3.1, whole genome shotgun sequence genome encodes:
- the LOC112873258 gene encoding protein transport protein SEC16A homolog, whose translation MQQSAVSSKAQSTSGSGSSHFGWLVQKTMGLVSKSHRQAKLGEQNKFYYDEKLKRWVEEGADIPAEEPPLPPPPSKVPFQSSVPHPNSNAPPTGGDYSPNPPEPSSGMPPMPPTQNQFSARGRIGVRSRYVDTFKKGGGGGGGANAFGAATSYSKPAAQSMNPMSGAKFFVPTPATIASEQKAEPGAHSETTRQDEPLSSAAMETAFSSPPPLIQMQSTIQRYPSGDGIPRYPSGDSVQRYPSGDNIPRHPSSDNIQRYPSMDNIVSPSGSVNSAMSRSRASSWSGTLPKQLSSTAATRSPDGQIMQSPSMPGKRPPHSRSSSTSSAQFNGLGEELHEVEL comes from the exons ATGCAGCAGAGTGCTGTATCAAGTAAGGCACAAAGCACATCAGGTTCAGGCAGTTCACACTTTGGATGGTTGGTGCAGAAGACAATGGGGCTTGTTTCGAAATCTCACCGCCAG GCAAAGCTAGGGGAACAGAACAAGTTCTACTATGATGAGAAGCTGAAGCGGTGGGTGGAAGAAGGTGCTGACATCCCTGCTGAGGAGCCCCCACTTCCCCCACCTCCGTCAAAAGTGCCATTCCAGAGCAGCGTTCCACATCCCAACTCGAATGCTCCTCCCACTGgtggagattattccccaaatCCCCCGGAGCCTAGTTCCGGGATGCCACCGATGCCACCCACCCAGAACCAGTTCTCAGCACGTGGAAGAATCGGTGTTAGATCAAG ATATGTGGATACTTTTAAAaaaggtggtggtggtggtggcggtgcaaATGCCTTTGGAGCAGCGACATCATATAGCAAACCAGCGGCTCAATCTATGAATCCAATGTCTGGTGCGAAGTTCTTTGTGCCAACTCCTGCTACTATTGCTTCAGAACAGAAGGCTGAGCCAGGTGCCCACAGTGAAACCACCCGACAGGATGAACCATTGTCCTCAGCAGCAATGGAGACAGCATTCAGTTCGCCGCCACCACTGATACAGATGCAGTCAACCATTCAGCGGTACCCAAGCGGTGACGGCATTCCGCGGTACCCAAGCGGTGACAGCGTTCAGCGGTACCCAAGCGGTGATAACATTCCGCGGCACCCAAGCAGTGACAACATTCAGCGGTACCCAAGTATGGACAACATTGTGTCCCCCTCAGGCAGCGTTAACAGCGCAATGTCAAGGTCAAGAGCGTCGTCATGGAGCGGAACATTACCAAAGCAGTTGAGCAGCACTGCTGCTACCAGGTCACCTGATGGACAGATCATGCAGTCACCATCGATGCCTGGAAAAAGACCTCCACACAGCCGTTCCAGCAGCACTTCTTCCGCCCAGTTCAATGGTTTGGGTGAGGAACTTCACGAGGTGGAGCTCTGA